A genomic region of uncultured Paludibaculum sp. contains the following coding sequences:
- a CDS encoding glycosyltransferase family 2 protein yields MPELRSVSIAAPAYNEGAIIEGIVETWVTHLKSLAWVERFEIAICNDGSGDDTGDRLDRLATIYPEVRPVHFPINQGAAAALARAIEATSFDWVFLIDSDGQFPIENLTPMMEAIERSGAKAAIGVRHSKQNSLFAQLGSRASAVFCNFFHGTKYRDFNCALKLVDGALLRSIPLEAKGLNYSTEISSKLIERDAAPIEVDIEHRPRVGGKSSLKLLKGARDRFLFVMYLGFRQLLIHWNVLRRPHV; encoded by the coding sequence ATGCCTGAACTCCGAAGTGTATCGATAGCGGCGCCGGCCTATAACGAGGGCGCGATCATCGAAGGCATCGTCGAGACCTGGGTCACGCATTTGAAGTCGTTGGCTTGGGTCGAGCGATTCGAAATTGCGATCTGCAACGATGGCAGCGGTGACGATACAGGTGATCGTCTCGACCGCCTCGCCACGATCTACCCCGAAGTGAGGCCCGTCCACTTCCCGATCAATCAAGGTGCCGCGGCCGCCCTCGCCCGAGCGATTGAAGCGACCTCGTTCGACTGGGTATTTCTAATCGATTCCGATGGGCAGTTTCCGATCGAGAATCTGACGCCCATGATGGAAGCGATCGAGCGCAGCGGAGCGAAGGCCGCCATTGGCGTGCGTCACTCCAAGCAGAATTCCCTGTTCGCGCAACTGGGCTCGCGGGCGAGCGCGGTCTTCTGCAACTTTTTCCATGGGACGAAATACCGGGACTTCAATTGCGCTCTCAAGCTGGTGGATGGCGCGCTCCTTCGATCGATCCCATTGGAAGCCAAGGGCCTGAACTATTCCACTGAGATCAGCTCGAAGCTGATCGAACGGGACGCGGCACCCATCGAAGTGGACATCGAACACCGTCCGCGAGTCGGCGGCAAGAGCAGCCTCAAGCTGCTCAAGGGCGCACGGGACCGGTTTCTCTTCGTAATGTATCTCGGATTCCGTCAGCTTCTGATACATTGGAATGTTTTGAGAAGACCCCACGTATGA
- a CDS encoding NAD-dependent epimerase/dehydratase family protein, protein MNKPVLVTGGAGFIGSHLVEYLIQSGYPVRVLDALVYGRREWVHPDAEFVQGDICDLDTCRAAARGVSGVFHMAAMSRSAPSLDNIDVCTQSNIVGTQNVLIAAREARVDKVVYSGSSTYYGSQPPPHREYETPPEFLNLYGLSKRVGEQYCLLFDEKFNVPTIVLRYFNVYGPRQPKTGAYALVLGIFLARWAAGEPLEIHGDGCQRRDFVHVRDVVRANVMAFESARRHEIFNVGSGTNTSIKELADMISADQVYGPRRGADALVTLADISRIREALGWQPQVSFETGVRELMAQTKQEVD, encoded by the coding sequence ATGAACAAACCTGTCCTGGTTACAGGCGGCGCCGGATTTATCGGCAGCCACTTGGTGGAATATCTGATCCAATCGGGATATCCGGTACGCGTGCTGGATGCGTTGGTTTACGGGCGCCGCGAATGGGTCCATCCGGACGCCGAATTCGTGCAAGGCGATATCTGCGACCTGGATACGTGCCGCGCTGCCGCGCGCGGCGTGTCGGGCGTGTTTCACATGGCGGCTATGTCGCGGTCTGCCCCGTCGTTGGACAACATCGATGTGTGCACGCAGTCGAACATCGTGGGCACCCAAAACGTGCTCATCGCGGCGCGCGAGGCTCGCGTTGACAAAGTCGTGTATAGCGGCTCATCGACCTACTACGGGAGCCAGCCGCCGCCGCACCGCGAATACGAGACCCCTCCGGAGTTTTTAAACCTCTACGGCCTGTCGAAACGGGTTGGAGAGCAATACTGCCTGCTCTTCGACGAGAAGTTCAACGTTCCTACGATTGTGCTGCGATATTTCAACGTATATGGTCCGCGGCAGCCGAAGACGGGGGCGTATGCTCTTGTGCTGGGGATCTTTCTGGCACGATGGGCGGCGGGCGAGCCGCTCGAAATCCACGGCGATGGGTGTCAACGCCGCGATTTTGTCCATGTGCGCGACGTTGTCCGAGCCAATGTCATGGCGTTTGAGAGTGCGCGTCGGCACGAGATCTTCAACGTGGGAAGCGGAACCAACACGTCCATCAAGGAGCTCGCGGACATGATTTCGGCAGATCAGGTCTACGGTCCGCGACGTGGGGCGGATGCGCTGGTCACTCTCGCGGACATCTCTCGCATTCGCGAAGCGCTCGGCTGGCAGCCGCAAGTCTCCTTCGAAACGGGAGTCCGCGAGCTGATGGCGCAGACCAAGCAGGAGGTCGATTGA
- a CDS encoding NTP transferase domain-containing protein — protein sequence MKVCAVIPAAGRGTRLGVDVPKILVPMVPGCTIWDVLKRKLWAVVDHIHVVLSPSGLPQFEAILGSDADRASVSTGVQETPTGMGDAVFSGVPVWEKADDLLVIWSDQVHVSAQTLGDCLRAHAAGNKPRLTLPVVSMPEPYVEYRFDDRGCLLRVLQSREGDQCAPGGYGDVGVFLLSTAGLPRLWDEYCAITQPGTATGERNFLPFLVYLSSQGWEVGRVAVTDPNEARGINTPEDLAFFQSLYSGEGAPPR from the coding sequence ATGAAGGTCTGCGCAGTGATCCCGGCTGCCGGACGCGGAACCCGCCTCGGCGTCGATGTTCCCAAGATCCTGGTGCCCATGGTGCCCGGCTGCACGATTTGGGATGTGCTTAAGCGGAAGCTCTGGGCGGTCGTGGACCACATTCACGTAGTCCTTTCGCCGTCGGGTCTCCCGCAATTCGAGGCGATACTGGGTAGCGACGCCGATCGTGCTTCGGTATCGACCGGGGTTCAAGAGACGCCTACCGGGATGGGCGATGCGGTCTTTTCCGGGGTGCCGGTTTGGGAGAAAGCGGACGATCTTCTGGTGATCTGGAGTGACCAGGTCCACGTTTCGGCGCAGACGCTGGGCGACTGCCTACGTGCGCACGCGGCGGGAAACAAGCCACGGCTCACGCTCCCGGTAGTGAGCATGCCGGAGCCTTACGTGGAATACCGTTTCGACGATCGTGGCTGTCTGCTGCGGGTATTGCAGTCGCGCGAAGGAGACCAGTGCGCGCCCGGTGGCTACGGCGATGTCGGCGTCTTCCTTCTCTCCACCGCCGGACTGCCGAGGTTGTGGGATGAGTATTGCGCCATCACACAGCCAGGAACGGCAACAGGTGAGCGCAACTTTCTTCCGTTTCTGGTTTACCTATCCAGTCAAGGTTGGGAGGTCGGACGAGTGGCCGTAACCGACCCGAACGAGGCACGCGGCATCAATACTCCCGAGGACCTCGCATTTTTCCAGTCCCTTTACTCAGGGGAGGGCGCGCCGCCACGGTGA
- a CDS encoding IS256 family transposase produces the protein MTRKKDTANRVDWKAVMAEDSDFMKALVQSVVQQVLDAEMEETLCAARSERTPMRTGYRSGSYVRGLVTRVGRIELRVPQDRQGRFRTEVFERYQRSEKALVGALAEMYVQGVSTRKVKAITEELCGHEFSASTISRINQTMDEELEKFATRPLEEDYPFLILDARYEKVREDGVIRSRAVQVAIGVNWDGRRCILAVELANRESASSWREFLVKLRQRGLRGVELVVSDDHAGLKRAIAEVVPEAAWQRCYVHFLRNALDHLPRKADDDCLTELRWIYDRRNLAEARQDLAAWLKKWESRYARLCQWVEEQIEETLTFYRLPQAHHKHLKSTNMLERLNEELKRRTLVVRIFPNAASCLRLVRALAVEIHEDWVEATRYLNMEELKEHKKQLLRDIQPAA, from the coding sequence ATGACCCGAAAGAAGGATACCGCGAACCGGGTGGACTGGAAAGCGGTGATGGCGGAAGACTCCGATTTCATGAAGGCGCTGGTGCAGAGCGTCGTGCAGCAGGTACTGGATGCCGAGATGGAGGAAACGCTCTGTGCGGCGCGGTCGGAGCGCACCCCGATGCGCACCGGCTATCGCAGCGGCTCCTATGTCCGTGGGCTGGTGACGCGGGTCGGCCGCATTGAGCTGCGCGTGCCGCAGGACCGGCAAGGGCGCTTCCGGACCGAGGTCTTTGAGCGCTATCAGCGCAGCGAAAAGGCGCTGGTCGGGGCGCTGGCCGAGATGTACGTGCAGGGCGTGTCGACGCGCAAGGTGAAGGCGATCACCGAGGAACTATGTGGGCATGAGTTTTCGGCCTCGACGATCAGCCGGATCAACCAGACGATGGACGAGGAACTGGAGAAGTTCGCGACGCGGCCGCTGGAGGAGGACTATCCGTTTCTGATCCTGGACGCGCGCTACGAAAAGGTGCGCGAGGACGGCGTGATCCGGAGCCGGGCGGTGCAGGTGGCGATCGGGGTGAACTGGGACGGGCGGCGCTGCATCCTGGCCGTGGAACTGGCCAACCGGGAGAGCGCGTCGAGCTGGCGCGAGTTTCTGGTGAAGCTGCGGCAGCGGGGGCTGCGCGGAGTGGAACTGGTTGTCAGCGACGATCACGCGGGCCTGAAGCGTGCGATTGCCGAGGTCGTGCCGGAGGCCGCCTGGCAACGGTGCTACGTGCACTTCCTGCGCAATGCGCTGGACCATCTGCCGCGCAAGGCCGACGACGATTGTCTGACCGAGTTGCGCTGGATCTACGACCGCCGCAACCTGGCCGAGGCGCGGCAGGATCTGGCGGCATGGCTGAAGAAGTGGGAATCGCGCTACGCCAGATTGTGCCAGTGGGTGGAGGAGCAGATCGAGGAGACGCTGACGTTTTACCGTCTGCCGCAGGCGCACCACAAGCATCTGAAGTCGACGAACATGCTGGAGCGACTGAACGAGGAGCTCAAACGCCGGACCCTGGTGGTGAGGATCTTCCCGAACGCGGCGAGCTGCCTGCGGCTGGTGCGAGCGCTGGCGGTGGAGATCCACGAGGACTGGGTGGAAGCGACGCGCTATCTGAACATGGAGGAGCTGAAAGAGCACAAGAAGCAGCTACTGCGCGATATACAGCCCGCCGCCTGA
- a CDS encoding 2-phospho-L-lactate transferase CofD family protein, which produces MTTRNPVNVCIFCGGRGSAALIRELLRRPDIQLSLLVNAYDDGLSTGALREFIPGMLGPSDFRKNLSYILDFYSPQQFGLLRLFEYRLPEGFDQNGAEGFKQYVKTGDDRTLDVQLRSLFGDLEARTRQQALRMLRAFFKYHAASDARQKLTFNDCSLGNLLFAGSHILCGGDFNAATAMLSELVGSKARLINVSEGECRTLVGLKADGTLLGCEGQLVGKQSPVPIIDTFLLGSTPEPAEWQEVANTSVDEKALWLRSRELPVKPSEEALAALAAADVILYGAGTQHSSVLPSCRIAREAILSSPARIKAQVINLREDHDIQGLSVTDLVDRALFYLDDPSNARRGITHFLYNASGESCNAIRLDPSRLDSGEKYKGATAVGGSFENYVKPNVHNGYAVVDQLLQLLRSAGREAAEGLDIYLDLVGRNLALESIIDELAELPVHDRVGPVSVFLSGAKVPSGWTNSRVLFHESAFEGPNAEVSFLREWLSKRSSEYLVTMTGDGEYRLGDIVPAVEVLRAANYGAVLGSRLQSRLQFRTSLRAAYGESGLLFHLSAIGAFLTSAVFGLRFSVFISDPLTGFRVYRRNQLSAEFQKALSERSSDTAIGVMQRLLECNVEIAEIPVVYRTFTGFTDAKWRFRRGLRNLFRALS; this is translated from the coding sequence ATGACCACCCGGAACCCGGTTAACGTCTGTATTTTCTGTGGTGGTCGTGGAAGCGCCGCGTTGATCCGCGAGTTGCTGCGGCGTCCGGACATCCAGCTCAGCCTATTGGTGAATGCGTACGATGACGGGTTGTCCACCGGTGCACTTCGCGAATTCATTCCGGGCATGTTGGGGCCGTCGGACTTCCGGAAAAACCTGTCCTATATCCTGGATTTCTATTCTCCTCAGCAATTCGGGTTGCTGCGTTTGTTCGAGTATCGCTTGCCCGAGGGGTTCGATCAGAATGGCGCGGAGGGATTCAAGCAGTATGTGAAGACCGGGGATGATCGCACGCTCGACGTTCAATTGCGCTCCCTCTTCGGCGATCTGGAGGCACGCACGCGGCAGCAGGCCCTACGAATGCTTCGTGCGTTTTTCAAGTACCACGCGGCGAGCGACGCTCGCCAGAAGCTCACGTTCAACGACTGCTCGCTGGGAAATCTGCTGTTCGCGGGCAGCCATATTCTCTGTGGGGGCGATTTCAACGCCGCTACCGCCATGCTATCGGAGCTAGTCGGGTCGAAGGCTCGTCTAATTAACGTCAGCGAGGGCGAGTGCCGTACCCTGGTCGGCTTAAAGGCTGACGGCACCTTGTTGGGCTGCGAGGGACAGCTCGTCGGCAAGCAATCGCCGGTGCCGATCATCGACACATTCCTCCTGGGCTCCACGCCGGAGCCCGCCGAGTGGCAGGAAGTCGCTAACACTTCGGTGGACGAGAAGGCACTTTGGCTGAGAAGCCGCGAACTGCCAGTCAAACCATCGGAGGAGGCGCTTGCAGCACTGGCCGCGGCGGATGTGATTCTCTATGGCGCGGGCACCCAACACTCGTCCGTACTTCCGAGCTGCCGCATTGCGCGCGAAGCCATTCTGAGCAGCCCGGCGCGGATCAAGGCTCAGGTGATCAACCTGCGGGAGGACCACGACATCCAGGGTTTGAGCGTAACCGATCTGGTGGATCGTGCTCTGTTCTATCTGGACGATCCCTCCAATGCGCGCCGTGGGATCACGCATTTTCTCTACAACGCCTCCGGAGAATCGTGCAATGCTATTCGCCTGGACCCGTCGAGGCTCGATAGCGGCGAGAAATATAAAGGAGCGACCGCCGTCGGCGGAAGCTTTGAGAATTACGTCAAGCCCAATGTGCACAACGGCTACGCCGTCGTCGACCAGTTGCTGCAACTGCTGCGGAGCGCCGGCAGGGAAGCGGCGGAAGGGCTCGACATCTACCTCGACCTGGTGGGGCGAAATCTCGCGTTGGAGTCGATCATCGACGAGTTGGCGGAGTTGCCGGTCCATGATAGGGTCGGACCGGTCTCGGTGTTCCTGAGCGGCGCGAAAGTGCCGTCCGGCTGGACCAATAGCCGGGTTTTGTTTCACGAGAGCGCTTTCGAAGGTCCAAACGCCGAAGTTTCCTTCCTGCGCGAGTGGTTGTCCAAGCGGAGCAGCGAGTATCTGGTTACAATGACCGGCGATGGCGAGTACCGGTTGGGGGACATCGTGCCGGCAGTGGAGGTCCTGCGAGCGGCTAACTACGGGGCGGTGCTGGGCTCTCGCCTGCAGAGCCGTCTTCAGTTCCGGACCTCGCTTCGGGCTGCGTATGGGGAAAGCGGCCTGTTGTTCCATCTGAGCGCGATCGGGGCTTTCTTGACCTCAGCCGTGTTCGGCCTGCGATTTAGTGTCTTTATCTCGGACCCACTTACGGGGTTCCGGGTTTATCGGCGAAACCAGCTTTCGGCCGAGTTCCAGAAGGCCCTCTCCGAGCGCTCATCCGACACGGCGATCGGAGTGATGCAGCGTCTTCTCGAATGTAATGTGGAGATCGCGGAGATTCCGGTCGTCTATCGTACGTTCACTGGTTTTACGGACGCAAAATGGCGATTCCGGCGCGGGCTGCGCAACCTCTTTCGAGCGCTATCATGA
- a CDS encoding HAD-IA family hydrolase translates to MKCADTALRHLLFDFDGTLVDSDALHEACFRSTLSEFEPELLSGFVYSRYKGMVTRSVFATLGIGSEERNQFLTTEKQLRYRNEVAAGRLQLVPGAMDILVWGQTNGMRQFIVTGGSGRALHDAMEATRIGGFIEGSVTGDDVKRGKPAPDSYLECMRRFGLAAGECLAIEDALAGARAARSAGLRVVGIRDAEVAGACDMWFAGLPELQSELSRIVLLGLRG, encoded by the coding sequence ATGAAGTGCGCCGACACGGCGCTCCGCCACCTTTTGTTCGATTTCGACGGTACGTTGGTGGATTCGGACGCACTCCACGAGGCCTGCTTCCGCTCTACCTTATCCGAATTCGAGCCTGAACTGCTATCCGGCTTTGTCTACTCACGCTACAAGGGAATGGTCACGCGCTCGGTATTCGCAACGCTGGGAATCGGCTCCGAAGAGCGGAACCAGTTCCTAACTACGGAGAAGCAGCTCCGGTATCGAAATGAGGTGGCAGCAGGGCGATTACAATTGGTACCTGGAGCGATGGACATTCTGGTTTGGGGACAAACAAACGGTATGCGGCAGTTCATCGTAACGGGCGGGAGCGGGCGCGCTCTGCACGACGCGATGGAAGCAACGCGGATTGGCGGTTTCATCGAGGGATCGGTCACGGGCGATGACGTAAAGCGGGGCAAGCCGGCGCCCGATTCCTATCTTGAATGTATGCGGCGGTTTGGCCTGGCTGCGGGAGAGTGCCTGGCAATCGAGGATGCTTTGGCGGGCGCGCGCGCCGCGCGGTCCGCCGGGCTGAGAGTTGTGGGCATCCGCGACGCCGAAGTGGCCGGGGCGTGCGATATGTGGTTTGCGGGCTTGCCCGAGCTGCAATCGGAATTATCGCGAATCGTTTTGCTGGGGCTGCGCGGATGA